One stretch of Eretmochelys imbricata isolate rEreImb1 chromosome 1, rEreImb1.hap1, whole genome shotgun sequence DNA includes these proteins:
- the BBS10 gene encoding BBSome complex assembly protein BBS10, whose amino-acid sequence MASAASLDLGRLVQEAEALASAVRGAVGPRGGQVLLTRPTGEALLTRDGRRVLEALNLGPPTARMMVACVSRHHSMTGDGAKTFIILLSKLLRGLQAILDKSEGSPFCEDIQRRDRYEKHCHSLKQISQSLMTFQTHILDHIMSQDLRKHFLSAFSSWEGEIHRDTMESIFEAYFCGRIGNSHQKLLSQLSCDFYYRCIPFKNGRNEMLNLVNEYFVELHSAVTGLPVSNSRILEGLVLHRDFAVYCPADGDIRMLIVTESIHSALSASGLEFVVNAEVECQASQVWITKRTEAIMKYLKNNNIKVLLSSVKQQEIVSYYAKISGISIVECLSSEEISLLCKTTGISPFIPTRDNIRGEITETMMAKFCRPLVLGSKRYVHLGLTRTCAFQPHCVIFCGPVHGVTELHASAFHGAFKMLQQLFKAVDLSYRCKAQPENPNNASKAVHCSWQHSATPQKLIMENISCNREKVNDQQLKTSMAETEKQFIDSSSWVDENPSCNQTDLQKSSVLAMPIVELESDLTFSALIDRGSSGRELQKPPLKCKHPSEMWVKNKSEPVVNNHRICNDAMTAIENTSTSVVSEQLNAAKEYWKPGNRIVPFKYEKSYKHTVQSYTNLVIQAGSVLPVGGNFEILLHYYLHSYAKQCQQPKIAVISTVIADALLSIPKILYKTTKENGFTQVYFKAISALQTNQQLPVHHQGLESVYCKYQLVASVLHCVTNLLTIDLIIGIRRLPQKSEVNDSEEDL is encoded by the exons ATGGCGTCCGCGGCGTCCCTGGACTTGGGGCGGCTGGTGCAGGAGGCCGAGGCGCTGGCGAGCGCGGTGCGGGGCGCGGTGGGGCCGCGCGGGGGGCAGGTGCTCCTGACGCGCCCCACGGGAGAGGCGCTGCTCACGCGGGACGGGAGGCGAGTGCTGGAGGCGCTGAACCTCGGCCCGCCCACGGCCAG AATGATGGTAGCTTGTGTCTCCAGGCACCACAGCATGACTGGAGATGGTGCTAAAACATTCATCATCCTATTGTCCAAATTACTCAGAGGACTTCAAGCAATTCTTGATAAAAGTGAAGGATCTCCATTTTGTGAAGATATTCAAAGGAGAGATAGATATGAAAAACATTGTCACAGTCTGAAGCAAATATCTCAGTCTCTTATGACATTTCAGACTCACATATTGGACCACATTATGTCACAAGAcctaagaaaacattttttatctGCTTTTTCTAGTTGGGAAGGAGAGATACATAGGGACACAATGGAGTCAATATTCGAAGCTTACTTTTGTGGAAGAATAGGAAATAGTCATCAGAAGCTTCTTTCCCAATTGAGTTGTGATTTTTATTACAGGTGTATACCTTTCAAAAATGGTAGAAATGAAATGCTGAATTTAGTGAATGAATATTTTGTAGAATTGCATTCTGCTGTAACAGGTCTTCCTGTTTCAAATTCCAGGATCTTAGAGGGACTTGTTCTTCACAGAGATTTTGCTGTGTACTGTCCAGCAGATGGGGACATAAGAATGTTAATTGTAACAGAATCGATCCACTCTGCTCTTTCTGCCTCTGGTTTAGAGTTTGTCGTAAATGCGGAAGTTGAGTGTCAAGCATCCCAAGTCTGGattacaaaaagaacagaagcTATAATGAAATACTTGAAGAACAACAATATAAAAGTATTATTGTCAAGTGTGAAACAACAGGAAATAGTTAGTTACTATGCAAAAATAAGTGGTATATCTATTGTAGAGTGTTTATCATCAGAAgaaatctctcttctctgcaaGACCACAGGTATCTCACCTTTTATACCTACTCGGGACAATATACGTGGTGAGATCACTGAAACCATGATGGCAAAATTTTGTCGGCCTCTTGTACTTGGCTCCAAGAGATATGTTCATCTTGGTTTGACAAGGACATGTGCCTTTCAGCCTCATTGTGTAATCTTTTGTGGACCAGTGCATGGTGTCACTGAACTGCATGCCTCTGCTTTTCATGGAGCATTTAAAATGTTACAGCAACTATTTAAAGCAGTTGATCTGAGTTACAGATGTAAAGCACAACCTGAAAACCCAAATAATGCATCAAAAGCTGTACATTGTAGTTGGCAACATTCAGCTACTCCGCAAAAACTCATAATGGAGAATATTTCTTGTAATAGGGAAAAGGTCAATGACCAACAACTAAAAACATCTATGGCTGAAACAGAAAAACAGTTTATAGACTCTTCTTCATGGGTAGATGAAAATCCATCATGTAATCAAACAGACTTACAAAAATCCTCAGTTCTAGCCATGCCCATTGTAGAATTAGAAAGTGATCTTACGTTTTCAGCTCTGATTGACAGAGGTAGTTCTGGAAGAGAGTTACAGAAACCGCCACTGAAATGCAAGCATCCGAGTGAAATGTGGGTAAAGAATAAGAGTGAGCCAGTTGTCAACAACCACAGGATTTGTAATGATGCTATGACAGCTATAGAAAACACCAGTACATCAGTTGTGTCCGAACAGCTGAACGCTGCTAAGGAGTACTGGAAACCAGGCAATCGTATAGTTCCGTTTAAGTATGAGAAGAGTTATAAACACACAGTCCAAAGTTACACCAACTTGGTCATACAGGCAGGGTCAGTTTTGCCAGTTGGAGGTAACTTTGAGATCCTGTTACATTATTATCTCCATTCCTATGCAAAACAATGTCAACAACCAAAAATAGCTGTTATTTCTACTGTAATTGCTGATGCATTGCTAAGCATTCCAAAAATCCTTTACAAGACAACAAAAGAGAACGGTTTTACTCAGGTCTATTTCAAAGCCATTAGTGCACTTCAAACTAATCAGCAGCTGCCCGTGCATCACCAAGGTCTAGAATCAGTGTATTGTAAATATCAGTTAGTAGCTTCTGTTCTTCATTGTGTTACAAACCTTCTCACTATTGATTTAATAATTGGTATTAGGAGACTACCTCAAAAGAGTGAGGTTAATGATTCAGAAGAAGATTTGTGA